AAACGAGAGGCAAGCAAGTCCGAACGAAAGAGGAAGAAGGAAGGAAAGAAGTAGGTCGCGTACGAAAGTAAATCGTCTTCGAGTCTCGATCGATCCTTCAGGGTCGTGGTCGATAATCCAAACAGAAGAAATAGATAAACGGAAAGGTAAAATGTATCTGTTACGTACCTCCTCGAAAATACTGCCAACATTCGCGGTAACCAGCAGAACCGGAACGCTGTTACACGCCATTTCTTCGATGTGTCAGGAAGGGAAAGTTTTGAAAGAAGCTGGTCAAGTGTTTTGGGGCGAAAAAACGAACTGTCGTCCGCTAATGGGAAGACAGATATCGGTCCCACCGAGACGCAGAAGAGGTAGACGTCGGTGCAGAAAGGTTGTCACAGGGATCGACGCAAGCACACTGGGATTGCGTCGAGTGCCGCGAGACCGAGCTTTTCCCGTCGACGAGCACTGTAAGCAGTTTCGTGGAGAAGTCACCCCCGGCCAGGAAACGTCCGCGTGTTCGGAACAATCAACCCCTGTGCCGAGGAGTGGCCGTGGTTTTGCGCCGTGCACCGGTCGCATCAAACCTCGCACTGCAAATACACATTATTAATCGAATAACGCGAGGCTCGTTCGCGCACCAGAGAGAAAAGTTGTGTGTGCGGTAAATATATCCCTCTATCGGCCAGACTGAAACCACGCCTACCGCAGACGTCAATAGGCAGTGCCGTGCACGTCGCAAACGTAAATGGTTGAGAGAGGAGACGTCGCGCACCGGGCACCGGGCATCGGACCCGCGATGCTCAACGCGTGCGCCTTCCTTCGCACTCCTCGATCTTCTCTTCGTCTTCTCCACCCCAGTTTATCTTCGAATCATGATCATACTTTTCGAAAATCCGGCTATCCCTTACTCGTCCCTTTCGAGTAGCTATCTTTCTCCTCTACCGAAAGCTCCGCTTAATTCGAGTTTACTTTCGTTTCGACTTTCGATCGCGATCGATATAATAACTCGAATCGTTTTTCGATTCGTCGCGTTCTTCGACGATGTTTTATTCTCGGAAACGCGTGGCTAGTTATCGGATACCGTTGAAAACGACGCGATAACGAACAGAACGGAAGTATAGCGGAGATAAAGGGTACGTATGCGCGCACGTTGTTGCACGCGTCGATGAAAATCTGTAGTCATGCAATACGATAAAATTGCAGTTTCGCGTCGCTCGCGCGCTTCCTTTCGAAAGCACGCGAACTTTGGTTCGTGTCCAACGTCGAGTAACGAACTGCCCTTGAGATATTATTTGGTCTAGAAGATAAGAGTTTCCGAATTGTTTAGGAGAAAAATAAAACTGCGCGGATCGTAGCGCTCATACGCTCCTGGGAACGTTGTCGGAAGCGATGTTCCAGCTGCGCGTGAGAAGGGCGAAACGCACGCGCTCTCTTATGCTCCGTTTACGCTTACACCTTATTTTCTTtcctttgttttattttttcctctttttcggGCAAACTCGAATCAAGCTCGAAGTCGGAGGATGGATGGGTGGTAGGGACGAGTCGCGATAGTCGACGAAGCGTGCGCGTTCAACGCCTCTGCGCGCTGCGTTTCATTAATTAACGCGAATTCTAGCAATTATCTCGCGATCTTGACTCGTGTGCGTCGACTGTGGAACGATTTTCGACTTGGTGTCGCACTCGCATCGCGTAACCTGTCCGAGGCGCGTTTTCACCGTTAAAAGTATCGTTGCCACGACCAGTTCACGTTTCGTAAGTCGATACACCGCGAGCGTGCTGCGTCCGGCGATTCCTCGAGTGTACAGAGTGTCACGTCGAAACCGCGAGGTCTATTTTCATCGCGAGACTTCCTCGAGCTCCCTCGACCGGATACCGGCGGCAATTTCGAAAAATCAACGCTGTTTCTCGATAGGTTGGAGGCGTCGAGTCAAGGGAGGATCGATGAGACGAGCGACGATTGCGCGAGCAGGGGATACTGTCCAAGTATTCGCCCGACGAAAATCACCGAAGCGTCGTCGATCGACTTTTTAACGCTTTGCGTTCGAATGTTTATTCTTGGTTGTCGCCGGTCGTCGTTTATGGCACAGCATTTAATCCTTTAAGACCCACGCGTGTTTCGTAGGCACGTAAATTCACGATCAGTTAAGTACTGTTATCTAAAGTACGCGTGAAACGCGAGAGCCATGGGGGAAAGGTTTTTGTCCTAAAGAATTCGTTACGGTACTCTACGTATGACCGTGGAAGATCAATTTTTGCGTACAATCTTTATATGTCTCCCACGTAGACGCTCGATATATTTCAGTCGTTTAGGTTTGTCGAAAAATTTATGTACGCTCTTGGACGAATACGTTTGTTATACATAAGGCGAGAGGGTTAATAGCACCTGTGGTTTGTCGATACTTTTCAGGTAGATGCGAACATGCTCTCGATCGTAATAACATTGTCGCTGGCAGTGTCGGCCTTCGCGAGCACCGAGAGCATCCTAATGACCGAGGTGTTCGTCATTCCAATCAAGCCAGAGACTTTCGACTGGAGGGACGATGGTAAGAAGGAAGCGATTCTACTACTTGTCAACGTACGAGTCGACGCGAACAATGACCGATTCACAACGCGTTTGGATTGCTCATTAGCATAGAGGAAACAACACGGTTACGAAGGCACGCATAATCAAATGTCTCGTGAAATTGTAACCATGGAACTCGATTCTGTCCCTACCAGTTGCCGAAGTAATTCAAAATTCTATCGAACTATCTCTCGGTCAACTCGATTCACTGTCTGAAATTTAAAGCGTGCTTCCGCGCGTCATTCGCGCCACGTTTCGAATATCAATCAATGAACAGAGTCGACCTCACAGCTGATTGACGTTGCCGGTATGGGTACTTCTTAACCGTGATCGAGGCATCCGGAAACGCCGACGAGTTCTTTCCGAGTTTCTGGCTAGCCTTTAGTCATCGTATATCTTTCTCCGAAACCCCACGAAATCGTCCGGACATCGCACAGCGCATTGCCTTTACTCGGAATTTTTCTTTTCAGGACGATACGACCAGTTCTCTTATCAACCCTCGTTACTCAACGCGCCCGATCTTCCCTCCTGGATCCACTACACGTACAGCAAACGGGACCACCGTGGTTTCCTGTATGGCGTCGCGCCAAGGAATCAGAAATACTTCCAGGTAAGACGCCTGTTCGGATTGCCTGATTTTGAGATGTTAACGACTAATCTTGTTTTTCAGCTGGAGATCGTGGGACTGAACAAGCATACCTACGAAACTAGATACAAGGTTCTCGACATGAACGTCCTCGACAAGGAGAACCTGACCAAGTACGAGGTTCATCTGAAGATCGATAATTTGAACGTGGAGGACATGTTCAACCGCAATAGAACCGAGCAACTTCTCGATATATTTAGGTACGTCGATGGGACTCGAGGAAGAGAGTATCCTTGAACGATACGCGATTTTCGATAAGCAGCGATGCGTTGAACGATGAAAAATAAGAAAGGGGAAGGAATACGCTCATTATCGGTGTATCCAATTAAAATTACATAGTACTTTTTTCTTCTCGTTACAGAAAGAAGTTGTGGAAAGAAGCGACAGATATCTACGCGACGTTCCTAGCGTCCGCGATCGAGCTGGGTGCTCGTCTGCCTCTGAAACCTAGCGAAGGCGAAGGGTGAGTCCTCCGACTTCTATGAAACGAACAATTCATCTAGCACGTGTGAAATCCAGGAAAGAAATTTGACCGAATGTCGAGAGAAAACATCGTGAAGGTTCCGTTAACGTAGCGCTACTTATGTTAATCGAACGGACTCAATAAGATTCAGCGTGCTCGTTGCGATATCGCTGACGTATTAATCGTCTGATCAACGGAAAACAACATTGTGACGCGCGTCCCACGCTTTTTCGAAATCGATAATCGCCGCTTTCTATACGCAACGTTAAACGACGCCTCGTGGATAAATCTTTGTTATTATCCTGACTAATGTTCATCCTTCGTTAAGTAAATGGAGCAAAATCGCTTTGTAGAGAATCAAAGGCTTTGTAAAACGTGCGTTGTTAAAGACAGTTACCTATGGAACAAATTAAAATGTCTTATCGTCGGGTATTCGCGTTTCTAGCAGACTATTACGTAACGAAGATTTGTAATTCTTTCAAAGAAAGCGATTTGAATAACGGATATACTCGGATAATAGAAATTTACGTTTCGATAAGTACATTTGCCGTTAACCCGAATATTAATACAATGTTGGTTTCACCGAATGTATAAATGGAAGCTTAAAACAATCGTTTTAATTAGCAACGCGCAAAGTTTGCATTTCAGTCTGGTTCGATTGAAACCGGTGCACGGCAGGGGTAGATTCGTGGAGATCTTTTATCGTGGCTACGTGCATAAAAAACCAACTCACCAAAGTTGTGATTCAAAGAAATCGAACGTGTCCTTTAGAACTCACGATGATTCCCTTAAACGTTATGCGTCACTATGAATCGGCTGGTACAATTTTCGCGTTAAATCGGAGTCATTTCATGCACTATCGCTCGTTCACGGTTCACGGATGAATAACGGTGTCATTACTCGCGTCGTAGCAGACGTAAAACAAACATTTATTTCTTGTCAAACGATTCGTTCGTTTCGTATCGCCCCATGTTCGTCACGATTGTGGTTGAACAGTCATTTCGAAGTATTTCCCCCGGAACAACGTTCGTTCACGTACGTAGCACCGTTTCCGAGCCGATGGTAGAACGATAAATTTTCACGCGACACATTATGAAACACTGGACACTTGTAAAAAATCGGCTGGCAAACGAAGTCTGTCGAGACGCGCCTCTGTCGATCCTTTCGTAGCGACGGTCAATAGCGAACGGATCCTTTTCCCTCGATCCTGCTATTTACGCAAGCTAATGCAAGACTGTTCGTGGTTTCCTTCGAACGTGGAAAAAGGCGAGAACGCGATGCAGATCAGTCGCGCGAGCTTAATGTTGTTGTATAAGCTTCACACACGTATAAATGGGCTGCTAACGTAAGTGCGACATTGTCAGCGCACTCGTACGCGTTGTAAACGACTGAATGACTTCCGGCTTGGACACTGTCGTTGCTCGTTGGTCCGTCTATGTATATATCTCGTGACGGTCTGCTCTCGGTCTTTGAACGTCACCCGCATTTACGCGTCATCGTGCACTTCGGTGAAAGTTTTTTCATTCGTAGTCGTTCGATGAACGAACAAGATTTATGTTAATCGAAATAAAAGTTGTTCCCGGTGAATGCCTGCGTGTCGTAGTTTTCAAGGAAACGCAGAACGAGCGATTATCCAAGAGTCTCAAACCTTTACCGGTTCATTGCATCTTTCGCGTGCTGACGCATCAATGATTTCACGTTAATTTCACGTTATTGTAGAatgaatcaataaattactattATCTTACTCTCTAATTACCGAGAAGTATACTCTGACTTTTGGTCTCGGTGCATCATTGATAGTGCACGCGGATCATGCTCTCGTCGTCACGAATGTTAACGTAAATAGCCGTGCTCGTCACGGAACAATTTTACCGGAGAAACGATTAGTTTACTGGCTAGGAAAATGATTGGAAAGATGATACCGGTCGTCCCCGAAGTAAAGGCCACTTCAGGTATAAACTGCATGCCCTTTACAATAGCCTTTCAACAGGTAACGAAAAGCGCCTGCGCTTTGACAAACGCGCTAACCGACGACCAAAGATGCTAATCTCGAGAGAACCAGTCACGAGCAACGATTATATTCCAAATGATCGCTGATATTCCAAACGCGTTTAGCATCATCGAAGCGTTGACGGTTAGCCCGATGAATACGTCAAGCGCTAATTACCGTGAAAAACGCACCGAATGCCCGGAGACTTGATCCGATCGCGGTCAATGGAAATCACGTCTACTACGCGCGGGACTCTCCCCAACTTTCGGTCGAGATAACGGGAAATAATGCACGAGTAGGAAAACGATGACGCAGTTCCAGAAGCTCGGGTAGGACGTGTTGTGGTTCACGTACGCTCGGGTCGAGTCAACGTATGTCTGCGGAGAAAGAAAACTCGTAGAAAACACGGCGTAGCTTTAAACTCCGTTTTACCTACTACACGCCACTATACCAACTTCCTGTTAAACGATTGATAGCGGCTTTCCTCTGCTCTTTATCGAGAACCGCTGGATATCCCGTTACCACTTGCCAATGACTTTTACGCTTTTTACCAGTTACATTATTTCCGTCCGCACAGCATTAGTTTATAATAACGAAGACGAGCAGTATAATTCTACTTTACTCTGTCAGTCGCTTTCGGCAAACTGATGTAGCCCAGGCTTTAATTAGTTGCGTACGCTGGTTTTAAGATAAGCACTCTTATCAAAAGGCGCCACCTTTCCATTTGACACAATTTCCTCGATTTACAGGTACTGTTATTTCCAAATCCTTTGGCGCCTCTCCCTTATCAGTCAGTATAATGACATCTCAAATCATTTGGCGTCACTTGACGTCTACGTAACTATTTGCTACAGCATAGCCTGAATTTTAGTGGTAAATCAATCAGAAGTCAGACGTCACCGCTGGCGTAGATAGCATCTCCCTCCAGAATATTAATTGGGTATAAACGCTATATTACAATTAAGCACTTAGACATCTCAGTGACACCCAAACTTTTGCGACTTTGAAAGAAAGATGTATGCTACATTGtatgttttatttttgtacagGGTCGTTATAAGACTGGGCAGTTCGATGCCATTCTCGCAAGAATTGAACGAACTGCAAGAGGAGGTGAAACCTCTGTGGAAATTACCGTCCTGTCCTCGGGACTTTAAACGAACCAGCGTGGAAAGATTATTCAGGGAAGCTGGATTTGCCTTGGACTGGTGTTCCTTTAGATTGGTAAATTTTGTTTACGGATCTTATCAATGTTCGATTTGACAAATGTATTGTCACGGGACTTGGCGGTTATCTTTCGCAGGTTGAACAAGAACAACAAAGCGTACAAAGCGAGAGCGCGAGGCGAGGACCAAGTATGAATGTGGTAGGTTTACCGGCCTCGGGAATTTCTGAACACACGGAGTGGCGGTGGGCCAGATCGACGAAAGCCAGCGTTCCCACGAGAAGCTACTTCAACGAAATCGTCACCACGATCTTTGTGCCTACCATACTGCTTCTCGTGTTGGCTGCGTTGCTCAGCACGGTGTTGTGCCTCAATCACGAGAAAATGTAAGTGGTACGGCTTAGAACTTCGGATTCTTTTCCTGTACAACCCTTTTGACAAGTTCTGTTCACGAATCGTCTAAAAGAACCACGTCGTCGCTTTGCAGCGTAATCCCACGATGACCTCGCGACTCTCGCGGAGTACAGTCTAGCTTCAAGATCAGATCTTTCGATGAAATGTGAATTAGAGAAAGGTTGTAGCGAAATATTTGTCATTCTACACGAACCACGTGCTCGAGAAACGAATTCCAACGGCATAGCTGTGCAAGCAAACCGAGGCCAAGTGGTAGGGGCGCTAAGAGTAGATAGAGGGGGCTACTACTACGAGTTGGTTTCATTCATAAAACAGCTACGATATCTGGTCAAGCGGCGACGCAACGTACAGTACGATCAAAAATATGATTACGAAAGAATCGTATACGTTCACGATAAGCGTATGTGCGCTCCGCTAATTTCCAAGTAATGCATTCTACACGCTTGAATGTCGCTGAAATGTGCAAGTGTGTAGTCTGATAGGAATCgttgaaagaaaaatgaaagtcTTTTGTATGTTGTATTACAAGAATAAGCTATATTAcgtgaattaaattattatgtttCGAGTAGTAATTAAATAATCACGTAACAGAAGTTATTTTCATGTAATTGTTAAATTACTTCCGACGCGCGTGAGCTAAATATAATCTTACGTGTAATTTAATCATATGATTCGTTATCAGTGTGTCACTTGCTATTAAGCGTTATCGtcgaagaatataaaaaatttccttCGATACTCCACAAAAAAGATATATTATATTCTGTTGAACCATAGACATTGAACGTTTTAAAAACGATTCATTAagactttttttatttctttcatcgAGTTCTAGTCGGTTATAGGATGTTTCTGATAGATAACTAAACACATCGCAAACGAATAAATCATTAATCTTTTGTAATTGATTCCTCTAAGGAATTTCTAAACACTTTGTAAGTGCCGGCGCAAGGCAGTAtttatcgaatttaaaaatcgcAGAAGATACATGTTCCGAGGAAATTAAAAAAAGCAATCTTTATAACGAAGGTAACACACGGATGTTTGTACGACTGGTACGATAAATACAGTCTGCGTAAGCGAGCGTAATGATGTTtataaacagaaataaataagCGATTTTTCCTTGGTGCGAACGCACACGTGTATATTAGTCGGTGGTATAAATAGAAAGAGGTTCAGTTCTTCGCGGCGTCGATTAACGTACACTTCACTTATCGTTCAGGTATATCAGTGAGGCGTATCATTCTTCATCAATCTTTTCTTCGTAGGAACGATCCCGAATCTGAAGAATATTTCGACGAATTGTTTAACGTTTTCCTCGCCAGAAACCAGGTAGTCAGGTATTACGCGACACAAAGAAACGTTATTTTATACTAATTACCTCCACTCTAATTTGCACGAAATCTCGTTTTCAACTTATTCGAAAGCCCCTTGCaactttaataaaattctaatgAGTTATTAATCGTCAATGCGGTTAACTCCCTCGCTATTGTGTTTGGGATGTTATCGAGAAACAACTATTCATAGCAGAAAGTGTGTACCTATACGAGTATCAAGACACGACAGAACACAGATTTCacctacaaatttgtaaatgattAATATATCAAATTCTAACTTTGGCTATTCTTCTTGTTCGCAGAGAAAAGAGAGAGACCTCGTCAGGTGAAGGTGTTAGTAATAACAACATACAGATGGTACAGTATGCTACCATTGAAAGAGGAACTCTGAAATCACTCTCTGCTCAACCTTCCAGTCCTAGTGATTCTCTGTTACGAAGTCCCAGGTACTTTGttaatgtttatttaatgtttataatgtttaatctaatataattttattatgttctaGAACATCCAGCGAACGCTGTAATCCGTATATTCGGCCAAATCCGCCACCGTACACAGGACCAACTAATCTGTAAATTCCACAATATGTTTCTACCTCTGTATTTGTGTTATTTACATTATAGTAACATCATTATTTTTCTAGCATTGGAATTCGAGCTGATTTCTGACTACACGAGGAGCCAGCAAAAACGTGGTTTTGCTGAACGAATAAGCTGTACTATTGCAAGCTTTGCCGGAAAAATCGCAAAATCATCGAAACTGGCTCCATTACTTCAAATATTGCTGCCGATAGTTTAGTAATCGTAGAAAtaaactatttaattatatgtacaATTGTATAAAAAACTGTTTTTTAACCTCGGCTCATTAGCTATTTATCGATAAAGCAGATCTCATGAATCACTTAACGAATTGCAAAACACTACATATCACTTAAGAAACTTTATAATCATTTAAATATATCTTTACGTAAGAATATTAAGTGCAATCGTAACGCATagtgataaatttaataaaaaccttaatttgcacatatgtatttcaatttacaataaccatcatatttttggaaattataattcataaaaCTCTTGAAAATTATGACAAATTCCTGTAATTGGCAGAATGTGCTACCTCTTTTTCCATCATACTGTcccaatacaaattttcaatttcagcaATTTCGATTTcgcaaatttgtagaatttgataTCATCAACAAGTGGCTCGATTAATATCTCCTCGCATATTATGTTCTCCTGACATAAACTtttgattttaaatttcttaaagggGTTTCTCAGGATAGTATAAAGTAAGCAAATTGATAATATATATTTGCCATgtcatattttctttattaaattaacaaataatacaaCGTACACgtagcaataaaatatttaatgaattcattgtattataaatagtgCCTTTACTTTCAATACATGCTTTGGATATCGTTGTAGGACAtaagtaatttgaaaatctgacgTCTACTGTATCTTGACGTTTTTTAAACCTAACCTTCACTTAGTGGCGCACGCGCATTGTCAAACCATGCTTTaatgctattttttttttaacagtcGTTCCGTCAAATAACGTTCAATGTGCGCTAGAGTAGGAATTTTTAATAGGAGATAATTCATTcgtgtaataaaattaataagcaaagtaaaattatcattataattgttattacaACTGTTTGCAATAATGGCTGGTATTGTACCACTGTCTGGTAGA
The nucleotide sequence above comes from Megachile rotundata isolate GNS110a chromosome 13, iyMegRotu1, whole genome shotgun sequence. Encoded proteins:
- the Scgalpha gene encoding sarcoglycan alpha isoform X2 → MLSIVITLSLAVSAFASTESILMTEVFVIPIKPETFDWRDDGRYDQFSYQPSLLNAPDLPSWIHYTYSKRDHRGFLYGVAPRNQKYFQLEIVGLNKHTYETRYKVLDMNVLDKENLTKYEVHLKIDNLNVEDMFNRNRTEQLLDIFRKKLWKEATDIYATFLASAIELGARLPLKPSEGEGVVIRLGSSMPFSQELNELQEEVKPLWKLPSCPRDFKRTSVERLFREAGFALDWCSFRLVEQEQQSVQSESARRGPSMNVVGLPASGISEHTEWRWARSTKASVPTRSYFNEIVTTIFVPTILLLVLAALLSTVLCLNHEKIEKRETSSGEGVSNNNIQMVQYATIERGTLKSLSAQPSSPSDSLLRSPRTSSERCNPYIRPNPPPYTGPTNLIGIRADF
- the Scgalpha gene encoding sarcoglycan alpha isoform X1; the encoded protein is MLSIVITLSLAVSAFASTESILMTEVFVIPIKPETFDWRDDGRYDQFSYQPSLLNAPDLPSWIHYTYSKRDHRGFLYGVAPRNQKYFQLEIVGLNKHTYETRYKVLDMNVLDKENLTKYEVHLKIDNLNVEDMFNRNRTEQLLDIFRKKLWKEATDIYATFLASAIELGARLPLKPSEGEGVVIRLGSSMPFSQELNELQEEVKPLWKLPSCPRDFKRTSVERLFREAGFALDWCSFRLVEQEQQSVQSESARRGPSMNVVGLPASGISEHTEWRWARSTKASVPTRSYFNEIVTTIFVPTILLLVLAALLSTVLCLNHEKMNDPESEEYFDELFNVFLARNQVVREKRETSSGEGVSNNNIQMVQYATIERGTLKSLSAQPSSPSDSLLRSPRTSSERCNPYIRPNPPPYTGPTNLIGIRADF